One Asterias rubens chromosome 8, eAstRub1.3, whole genome shotgun sequence genomic window, TAATTCTCATTACCAATTAATTTTTAGGCCCAATCATTAACCCTTACAATCACGTAAACAAACTGCCACACAAAAGCTCACTAGTCTTGGTCAAAGTCGTATTAACTCATCtgtatttatatttttccaTGACGAATAATATGCCAGAGGGCGCACTTTAAGTGAGACGGCATGGAAtttgtcattgattttgtttacaaaattgcaCTCCCATCCattaataatgtaaaaatcAGAACACACTCGGGCAAACCGTATATTGCAACCTTCTCTCGAAAAGCACCGAATTGTACGTTTTTAGGCTTAGATTCCCAAAGCCATTGCGAGAAATTGGGGTCAACTTTTGTTTTCACGAATTAGATGCAATACATTGTGGTGTACAAACAGTTGTAATAATTTCAAGTgaaaaatgcacacaaaacacaagttaATACCACAACTTACCTGGTCACATCAATCAGCAATCCTTAGGGGTTTTCTCTCATgtgatattttgagtaaatcgTCGGTCGCAGAAGGTGCAATAAGTAGCCAGAACTTCAGCTTGTTGTTGGTGTCTTACAGAGCATGCTTCGATAGTTAGTTGTATCACGTGTTCACTTGACACGCTTTCTCATTGGAGGTCGACTGAACCAATGTCTTTCAAAGGCGAGAAATTCTTCTACAAGTGCACGTGCTACGTACCGGTATAGTGCAATTGGTGTTGAATTTGGACAAAACACGTGTAGCAAGATTGGACGTATAAATGTTAAAGATTGTTGCTCACAGTCGGCCCTCCATGCCAACCAGCAGTGCGGTTTGTTTATCGAAATAGAAATTTCATAGGAAACGAAGATGTCACTGTTGggaattttacaaaatttgggatttcacaaagacatattgagtctaaatttaaattaataacaatttttaatCTTTATTTCAGAATCAATTTTTGTGTGATTATCAAACAGTTTTCAACTTAATTTTACTTTGGATTCGGGCTCCACTGTTACCATTCAAAACCTGTTTATAGAAATATTATCtcttaaatatattttatataCACTTGAATCGAAGAAATACCAATAGTTTATTGAGCAAGTTGGAGTCAAATGAAACTCCCAGGTAATATAGCGACAGGCTTTTTACATTGCCGGGgtaaaatacaacattaatgaATTATCACTTTCAGTATAGAAATCAGTGGGTTTATCTTTCTTGTAGAGAATggctgtaaaacaaaaaacagtatgCTACTTATTTAACTGGAGCTTTGTGGTTTTACATATAAGATAATGAGAGTCCTATGtgagtttgttttgttcttcaCGTCAGTGTATTAGTTAGTTTGATATATagattttggaaaagtttcggAGAGTGATTATTAGCATCTCAAACAAGTCACGgccaatggtgtttttttcacagaaggCCTAAAACAAATTCAGTTTTAGCAATTAATCCCGCAAAATACCACCatacctggggtcgatttcacaaagagttaggactcgtcttatctcaagttaggacgggtaactcgtcctaacttatgattaatctgagggtctgcatgctacagtgcagggttgagactcgtcctaagtcctaagattagtcttaagttaggaagagttttgtgaaatcgacggctgaagtGTAGATAAGGTAagtcaaaccaaaccaaaccaaaccaaacccaAACAATCTCACGATTTCAATGATAGCTTATGAACCTCAAAGTAAAGAGTGTATTTATAACAATGTTTCACTTCAGTATAGTTATCAGTTCTAGCACAGCGGTTAACCAGAACAGCACTGCGGTTTAccacacaaaatgtttcaagttAACCAACAGTTTAAGTTATAATAAACGGTTTAAGTACAAGACAACATCAAAGTTTTCATATACACATGGTTTACCAGACCAACAGGTTAGCTTAACGAATCCGGGCGGTTAAGATAAAGAAACGTTTAATTCCCATTAGCACCGCTGCCTATTTCTGCTTCGAGTGGTTCGATACATGCCGGTCCATGGCACGAATCCGGTGTCACGTCTTCAGATTCCCAAGTAACCAACAGCTCATCCTCTATCATCCTTGTAACCTGACCCTCACTGTGTGATGAATATGGGTCGACTGGCTGGGGCTCCGACTCTGAGCCGTATGACTGCGATGGGTTCACGTCAGTGCGCCCGCTACGGGGAGGATACGGCTGGTTGTCGGTCCTGCCGTTTCTGTTGTTCCGATTGGCCTCTCTTCGCTTGCTCGCGTCCGTCTGTGAACATTTACAAGTAAACGTGTTGAAGGAATAACCCTTTTTGCAGGCTGGTTGGAGACAGAGCTGGTCCATCACACATCtgtatgaaaaacaaaacataacacaaaaAACCAAAGTTACATTCATTTCGAATTTTAAGTAATTCTAAACCGAGAAACTGAAATTGCTTGAGCATTATCAAAGAGAGAACATCAAAGTTTAACTTTCATTAAACTTGCAAAAATAGTAAACGTTTGCTTACAAGTAGACAATTCAATAACTAATACGACTTATACCTAAATACGGGTCAActtgcaaaaacaaattgaacattatataaattataatacCATTGAAATAAAGTTGTGATAGAAATACAAAAAGTCAACAAGTTTTGGTAACAACGAATTACAAGAATCCAATGCCACAGATTTTTACCTTTTTAACATGAACGTTAAtaggaaacaaacacaaacaagcaGAGGTTGATCTGAAATCCGGTGGACAAGCCAAGGGTATGAGGAAGGACAAGTTGAACTTGAATCTCAAGGATGCAAAGTCTATCCGGGGATGTTTCCGTTTTAGGCAAcgattgttttcaaaataaaaatttgtagTTCTTGTACATTGAGCCTGATCaaggaggtagaaatagattgtCTTATTACGAAGGGTGTGGGAGGATTGGTCCCATACTTACTAAAATGATTACTCCTAATATTAATGCCTGATATAGACTCACCTACACTCAGCAGCCAAAAGCCGCCTACGTGCTCTCTTTATCTTATTACATCCGCCATCTTTATCAGCACAGTGACAATCACATGTTTCTTCGTTCTGCTGGTAGGGCTTTGGGCAGCGTTTGGTGCAGACACATCGGCACAGCACCTCGTCGAACCGCATGGTGTCCGAGCATTCCTGGACCGGGCATCGGGGCGTCAGAGGGCGCTCTTTGCAGACGCACTCTGTGTCAGCGTACAGGGAGTGTCTTATGTAGTTAGATTCCCCTTTAATTGTTTCGTCTGGGATGACCCTCACAACcataaactaaaaacaaaaattattaaacCAATCAACCAAAAATTGAGATATAATAAAGAGTTATGTGAAATTGcgtttttagtcaaaaatcaGAAAAACGTGCCATGCCGGCATGggcaaattttcagatttgggttCAAACAAATTCCGGTGATTTCATGGTTTCAAATTAATACAGAAgagactactgaagacattttacaGTGCAGacttaataaataaatcaactaAAAATTTAGATatattttctcctgaagaccacCAGAGGGTATTGGTCGAAACTTTGAGTAGTTATTTAAACTGTAATTTGACGCAGCAAATTAGTTTTTCAAGGTACCTTTTCATTCACACCGTATGGCCTAATGCTCAGGATATAACATTTATCTACTTTGTTTCCCTCTGTTCTGTAAATCACACTAGTAAACAACACtaataagtaaacaaacaattatgttgTCAAAACACGTATTTTAATGAGTTATCCGAATCAGGTTGGTGTACACAAAAATATGAGAATTATCGCTACCATAAGGTGTTCatagatgacgtcacaaataCTCACGGGTCTGGAGATGTTCTCTCTTGTGTTGGCTTTCCCGACGCAAGGAGCACCTCCACTGCAACATCCGCTACCTTCACATCGCCTCACCATGGTGCACTCTGGGTAGAGGTACACAAGGCTACCTCGTGTGAGGTTCAACTCCTCGTACATGTCAATCAGGACGAGTTTAGGCTCGCCACAGCTGATGTTCTTACCATGGCTCTGCACCTCTTCTAGCACTGTACATGTGAgacaaaaaacaatgtcacaacaaCATATTATTGGCGAATTATTTCACATGGAGCCTGACTAAAATTACATTTATTCAAACTCAGAGGTAACCTACGTTGGTTGGCTGTTGCAGCCGTAAAGTTTGGCCGTTCTGCATCTGTTTCGGTCCGGCCGGCTCGCCAGGCATTCTGCACGGACTCGTTGACCATGTTCGTCCAGCGATTCTTGACCGTGTCCGCTGGGAAAAACACCCGAAGAAATTCAAGTGGCGTCCGAACTTGTGTCATTTTCCGGGTGATCTCCATCTTATAGTcctaaaaatgaaagaaagcaAAATGTCAATCTCCGCGAAACCAACCAAGCAGTTCCAGACAATTTTTACCCCACAAATTGGGATAAGAACTAGGCCTCAAAGAGCTTCGCAAATCCCTGCCCTGTAACCTCAATTTAGATCAGCTTTTAGGTGAGAACACAGTTTAAATTCAGTTTGGGTATTCAGTTTAAGGTTCTccggcacccccccccccccaccccaccccattgtAAATTTCAGCAACACATTCCAAAGAcagattttttgtttagttcCTAACTTCCTTCATTTACCCTAATATAATGCCTTCTGTACAGGAGCTTTTCATTTTTGCCTTATGGCTTTTTGACCGCAAAGAGACTCAACATTCTTGTATTCTCACATTCCTTATTCTCGCTCGCCCCGGGGAAGTCAGTTACTATTCTAACAGGCATATAAGTCTACCATTTATGTGTAAATAGGTGAAAGTTCCACTCCATTATGTACACATTTTCTTGATATTTTGTAGACTTCAATTTTCGTGACCCAGTAGATAGTAGTTCTGAAGAGGATATGTGCCTTATCGAATACTCGAACCCTAGATGTAAATATTACTTAGTGCTTGCTCTATGCTTAGTGTCAATGCCCTTTTAACGGGGTTGGGAAAGTAGGGCAAAGCAGTCGAAATGTAATTTCGCATTCCAAACTTTCACTTATTTACAATAATTCTCTTCAAGTTAATCCTTTTAAGAGTTACTCTTGGGGCGTGAGAGGATATCTTGGCGCCGGCAATCCCCACTTATTtcttgcttcttcttttttgttgtatttgaaaatctttaaaatgCTAGAAATGCTAATGGGCGGCCGGTGAAAATGTGCCACTTACCATGGGGCATTGGTATTTGTGGCCCCAATATTTGACACATGACCCCATTCCAAGTGATATATCAatacccccgcccccccccccccccccctccccctcgcTACCAGCTCCCACTATGACATTTCATTCATTTCTGCAGTAAAGgcatatagaccttttcgcaaatacacAGCGCGCACAATTTTCACATAGAGCCGtagtgcatgctggtctagctagctatcaAATCGCTtgtgatcgctagctagaccagcatgcactgcGGCTCTATCGGAAACTTTTGCACaccgtgttttttttctcgaaaaggTCTATAAATATAGTTAAATTCAAAATGCAACTTTAACCCTGCCCTCTTCGCCCGTTTGCGATAAGTCATTGTCATGGTTCGTGTAGTAAAAGGATGAGAAAACAAGGAAGTTCCTTTGTGTATAAACAATGCCAGCATTGAACTCGACCTAGAGTGAAATGATAACGCAATTGATACTATACAGAAATTGAACTTCCTGTAGCAAAACCCACACCGGAAACACGTCATTCGCgttgaaataacaattaaaaaatgtctCCTTGTACTAAATGGCACAAAACAATGGGTTGACCCCAACAATGTTTAGACAAATGTAagaaattaattaaaacaacaactgaATGACCCGTGCTCTCTAATTGCGGAaatctatttaaaaaacaatcgaCACAAATAAATAGTTGTCAGCTTTTACAAGGTCAATTGATGACTATTGTTATAACAATGACAGTTTGTTTAGCTTGCACCTCTAAATCTTGAACAAATTAAGTTTTACAACATTACATTTAGTTACAATATTTACGTGCAACAGGTGCTTATGTGCTGATTATGAGCAAACAAGAATGAAATATTGCTAGTTGTATTGCTTTTCAAATCCGTGTCTGGCAACTTTACTATTGTAATGAATTGTATGTCTGTGCCGTGAAGGCATGCTGAAGCATTCACATATTTCAGGCCAGTGTACTCTTTGACTAAAGCCACAACCAACACACACATATGGGGCCCaatgtcaaattcagttttgtaatgcacacattttcaaataGGTAGAGTCCTGTTGAAAATGGGCAAAGAAATTCAAGTTTCTAATCCCACATTAAAGGTACTAAACACTGTTCCTAttcaaaaccttacttggtaacgagtaattggtgagctgttgatagtataaaatattgtgagcaacggctccctctgaagtgacgtactgtttgagaagaaaaaagtaatttctcactaaagtattttaattttatttcgagacctcggaattcgATTTTTGGGTCTCGAAATcgggcatcttaaagcacacaacttcgtgtggcaatgttttttcggtttttttttccattattctctcgcaacttcgacgaccaattttgagctcaaatttttacaggtacGTTATTTCATttgcatgcatatgttgagataataataataataaccgtattcataacgcgccttttgccaaaggatacaaagcgccaggtattactactgcaaggagtgggggcgatttttgagata contains:
- the LOC117293184 gene encoding uncharacterized protein LOC117293184, producing the protein MMDVICCMRCAGALLILLYVQASLVHAEPKSKAELGHRNAKLRVQTSVMMASNRRNNLRRKTGAQASPPVSSMSLADYKMEITRKMTQVRTPLEFLRVFFPADTVKNRWTNMVNESVQNAWRAGRTETDAERPNFTAATANQLLEEVQSHGKNISCGEPKLVLIDMYEELNLTRGSLVYLYPECTMVRRCEGSGCCSGGAPCVGKANTRENISRPFMVVRVIPDETIKGESNYIRHSLYADTECVCKERPLTPRCPVQECSDTMRFDEVLCRCVCTKRCPKPYQQNEETCDCHCADKDGGCNKIKRARRRLLAAECRCVMDQLCLQPACKKGYSFNTFTCKCSQTDASKRREANRNNRNGRTDNQPYPPRSGRTDVNPSQSYGSESEPQPVDPYSSHSEGQVTRMIEDELLVTWESEDVTPDSCHGPACIEPLEAEIGSGANGN